Genomic DNA from Filimonas effusa:
TCCGCAGTAAAAGCAGTCAGTTCTTTATCCGCTTTGGCCCAGTTGATCCACGACAACTCGTTGTCCTGGCAATAAGCATTATTATTCCCCTGCTGCGAATTACCAGCCTCATCACCGGCAAGTAACATAGGCACTCCCTGGGAAAGAAATAATGTTGCAATAAAATTTCTCTTTAACTGGTTACGTAAAAAGTTGATATCAGCATTATCGGTCTCTCCTTCTACACCGCAGTTACATGAAAAATTATCATCTGTACCATCGTTGTTCTCATCACCATTAGCTTCGTTATGTTTATGCTCGTAAGTTACCAGGTCATGAAGCGTAAATCCATCATGTGCGGTAACAAAATTAATGCTGGCAGTAGGTCGTCTGTAATCGTTCTGATACAGATCAGGACTGCCTGTAAATCGTAGGGCAAACTCTCCCAACATACTATCCGCTCCACGCCAGTAGTCTCTTATGCAATCCCGGAATTTGCCATTCCATTCCGCCCAGCCTGGCGGGAATTTACCTACCTGGTACCCACCCTCTCCTACATCCCAGGGTTCAGCGATAAGCTTCACCTGCGATATAACCGGATCCTGGTGAATGATATCAAAGAAGGCACTAAGGCGATGCACTTCATGTAATTCCCGCGCCAATGCAGCTGCAAGATCAAACCGGAAACCATCTACATGCATCACCTCTATCCAATAACGTAAACTATCCATAATAAGTCTTAGAACATTGGGCAGGTTTGCATTTAAAGTATTGCCGGTTCCGGTATAATCCATGTAATAACGCTTATCTTCCGTAAGACGATAATAAGAAGCATTATCGATGCCACGGAACGACAAGGTAGGTCCCATATGATTGCCTTCTGCTGTATGATTATAAACAACATCCAGGATAACCTCTATTCCAGCTTTATGAAGCTCCCTTACCATTTGCTTGAACTCTGTCACCTGCTGTCCCATAACGCCGGAAGAAGCGTACCGGGCATCCGGTGCAAAAAAGCCTATAGTATTATAGCCCCAGTAATTGGAAAGCCCCTGGTCGGTTAAATGGCGATCTACAACAAAATGATGTACAGGCATCAGTTCTATAGCAGTGATACCCAGTTTTTTAAGATAAGCAACAGTAACGGGGTGCGCAATAGCTGCATAAGTACCCCTTATTTCCTCCGGGATCTCCGGGTGCATTTGGGTAAATCCCTTCACATGTGCTTCATAAATGATACTATCGTGATAAGGAAGATGAAGTTGCTTATCACCCTGCCAGTCGAATCTGTCATCTACTACTACGCATTTGGGTATGAATGGCGCGCTGTCTGTTTCACTATAGCTAAGGTCCATATCCGGATGCCCTATCTCATAACCAAATAAGGAGTCGTGCCAGCGAACAATTCCCGCAATCGCTTTTGCATAAGGATCGAGCAGTAATTTGTTAGGATTAAAGCGGTGCCCTTCTTCCGGTTTATAAGGTCCGTGAACCCGGTAGCCGTAAAGCTGTCCTGGCTTTAGTCCGGGTATGTAAGCATGCCATACCTGATGAGATCGTTCAACCATATTTATCTTCACCAATTCCGGCTTATCATAAGGCTGATCAAAAAGGCACAGCTCCACCGCAGCTGCATAGTCGGCATATAAAGCGAAGTTTACCCCCTTGCCATCCCAGGTGGCTCCCAGAGGAGAAGGGCTGCC
This window encodes:
- the glgX gene encoding glycogen debranching protein GlgX, translated to MNSPKIFKEKNKKSAGKRALEQEVTGEGEPLKTEPSSFQLPLNIPPGSPSPLGATWDGKGVNFALYADYAAAVELCLFDQPYDKPELVKINMVERSHQVWHAYIPGLKPGQLYGYRVHGPYKPEEGHRFNPNKLLLDPYAKAIAGIVRWHDSLFGYEIGHPDMDLSYSETDSAPFIPKCVVVDDRFDWQGDKQLHLPYHDSIIYEAHVKGFTQMHPEIPEEIRGTYAAIAHPVTVAYLKKLGITAIELMPVHHFVVDRHLTDQGLSNYWGYNTIGFFAPDARYASSGVMGQQVTEFKQMVRELHKAGIEVILDVVYNHTAEGNHMGPTLSFRGIDNASYYRLTEDKRYYMDYTGTGNTLNANLPNVLRLIMDSLRYWIEVMHVDGFRFDLAAALARELHEVHRLSAFFDIIHQDPVISQVKLIAEPWDVGEGGYQVGKFPPGWAEWNGKFRDCIRDYWRGADSMLGEFALRFTGSPDLYQNDYRRPTASINFVTAHDGFTLHDLVTYEHKHNEANGDENNDGTDDNFSCNCGVEGETDNADINFLRNQLKRNFIATLFLSQGVPMLLAGDEAGNSQQGNNNAYCQDNELSWINWAKADKELTAFTAEVVALRKAHPAFCRRRWFQGRPIKGVEDINWFLPDGSEMQEAHWNTYYAKSIGIYLNGTGLRCLNELGERMIDDHFYVIFNAHTEPLEFVLPPEKYGKQWTVVFDTSKTPSFPEAALQFGATDKVLLGPRAILLLIQPVDKDELLPHNRLPNETTI